The Montipora foliosa isolate CH-2021 chromosome 1, ASM3666993v2, whole genome shotgun sequence genome has a window encoding:
- the LOC137967710 gene encoding uncharacterized protein, whose product MLSVFKEQIPETGHMTEEVANIADSLSELNLVHHETDRDISFSIPATDTECKAKSKRESFYVPDEASQESEDSLTDVQDESREQLNRFLQVRDISPVRHVLSVPWNEAQSRSKRRYVRKAEQCVSAVLDVLAPKDSKCLWDELCERKGYLRTTGGKSRKDLELLEAFAESYLNAQHWSTRRQILSILSDKLSFKEVQEFIPTVTNYRYNIARHHTLLHGRAEPIPSHEYRRMKVDQGKLEDFISFITSPHVLHDVPFGERLLKLSTGEVIKTPNVIRMMIPERIVQQYQQYCSERGFEPMSKRTLHRVLDECSASVRKSLQGLDNFSAQGTEAFDDLDKLVDKLVDCGKTEVWAREMKQQLRSSKQYLKSDYKVHVVESSSIADHCRTYALSDSTDSDFQACCDHPHNESCAQCCQLQEVLTTLESECSHALCNEEEKEDMPHTIKQATNNIMIWKSHQLRSVHQDQAKCSVLAKIKSKSDVFLVQDWAMKYMPRKFREPQSDWFAKRGLPWHITVTIRKSEESEHFESQTVVHVFQNCSQDSAVVVSIMQDCLASLKKEMPQLERAYYKQDNAGCYHNGYTIVSAKLAGDIAGVVVERNDFSDPQGGKGVCDRQAATIKGDVGRYVNEGHDVTTAVQLKTAIESGPESRAKASYVSLNTSITPPVKWEGVSLLNNFKYEESGIRAWRAFNVGPGKLIPWSQFEGVLQIPEILEVLDPPSQTTPSFKSVRHRHVKKSSKRDPEATNETTSQDQDDDDSENDQASLLFPCPEEGCIKAYSHFTSLQAHLDTGKHKRLPEQETLYDKAKRVYASKLMDEGSRIPTVQLQCEEQSQCLTPLPMGWALKTITKKARFTQKQNEFLKQQFEIGEQSGRKADPSEVSKLMRSAREELGVRRFQPEQVLTGKQITGFFSRLAAKKRLAPSTVNRGDSDDEVPGEDNRAALAQTTHSEICARVMREVSLQHPIVSSSGYNICDLMQACKKKPTSLSVDMLRSICIELGLDVSDITQRRKNPYISRLSQLVDECSCAS is encoded by the exons ATGCTCAGCGTGTTTAAAGAACAGATACCTGAGACAGGACATATGACAGAAGAAGTTGCTAACATCGCAGATAGTTTGAGCGAGTTAAACCTG GTCCATCATGAAACTGATAGAGACATTTCTTTTTCCATTCCGGCCACTGATACTGAATGTAAAGCCAAGTCTAAACGAGAGAGTTTTTATGTACCAGACGAGGCTTCACAGGAAAGTGAAGATAGTTTAACCGACGTTCAAGACGAGTCCAGGGAACAGCTCAACCGCTTTCTACAGGTTCGAGACATCAGCCCAGTGCGCCACGTACTGTCAGTACCGTGGAATGAAGCGCAAAGCCGTTCTAAGCGCCGATATGTGAGAAAAGCCGAGCAGTGCGTTTCAGCAGTTCTGGATGTCCTTGCTCCAAAAGACTCAAAATGCTTGTGGGATGAATTATGTGAGCGCAAAGGTTATCTAAGAACAACTGGTGGGAAAAGTCGGAAGGATCTGGAGCTTCTTGAAGCGTTTGCCGAGAGTTACTTAAACGCTCAGCACTGGAGTACTCGACGGCAAATACTCTCAATCCTGTCTGACAAGTTGTCTTTCAAAGAGGTGCAGGAGTTTATCCCAACAGTCACCAATTACCGCTATAACATAGCTCGACACCATACCTTGCTACACGGGAGAGCAGAACCGATTCCAAGCCATGAATACCGGAGGATGAAAGTTGACCAAGGAAAATTAGAAGATTTCATTTCGTTCATCACAAGTCCGCATGTTCTTCATGATGTTCCTTTTGGCGAAAGGCTTTTGAAGCTATCAACTGGTGAGGTTATTAAGACCCCAAACGTGATCAGAATGATGATACCTGAGCGTATTGTTCAACAGTACCAACAATACTGTAGTGAAAGAGGTTTTGAGCCCATGAGCAAGCGAACACTACATAGAGTTTTGGATGAGTGTTCAGCGTCTGTTAGGAAGTCTTTACAAGGACTTGATAACTTTTCCGCCCAAGGAACCGAGGCATTTGATGACTTGGACAAACTGGTCGATAAACTGGTTGACTGTGGTAAAACGGAAGTCTGGGCGAGAGAAATGAAGCAACAGCTGCGCTCATCAAAGCAATACCTTAAGAGTGACTACAAG GTCCATGTGGTTGAGTCGTCGAGCATTGCTGATCACTGTAGGACTTACGCCCTAAGTGATTCAACAGACTCTGACTTTCAAGCCTGCTGCGATCACCCACACAATGAGTCATGCGCGCAGTGCTGCCAGTTGCAGGAAGTTCTAACTACCTTGGAAAGTGAGTGTTCTCATGCACTTTGCAAtgaagaggagaaggaggaCATGCCGCACACTATTAAGCAAGCAACAAATAACATCATGATCTGGAAATCCCATCAGTTGCGCTCCGTTCACCAGGATCAAGCCAAATGTTCTGTTTTAGCTAAAATCAAGAGCAAATCTGATGTGTTCCTTGTTCAGGATTGGGCGATGAAATACATGCCACGGAAATTTCGAGAGCCGCAGTCGGACTGGTTTGCTAAGCGTGGGTTACCATGGCATATTACAGTTACAATCAGAAAGTCGGAAGAAAGCGAGCACTTTGAGTCTCAAACAGTTGTACATGTCTTTCAGAACTGTTCACAAGACAGTGCCGTCGTGGTATCTATAATGCAGGACTGCCTCGCCTCACTGAAGAAGGAAATGCCGCAATTAGAAAGAGCTTATTACAAGCAAGATAATGCAGGCTGTTACCACAACGGGTATACAATCGTTTCGGCTAAACTAGCAGGTGACATCGCTGGGGTGGTTGTAGAACGGAACGACTTTTCCGACCCTCAAGGCGGCAAAGGAGTCTGCGACCGTCAAGCAGCAACTATTAAGGGAGATGTAGGAAGATATGTTAACGAGGGTCATGATGTGACAACAGCTGTGCAGCTGAAAACTGCCATAGAGTCTGGTCCAGAGTCTCGTGCGAAAGCTAGTTACGTCTCACTTAATACGTCAATTACTCCGCCAGTCAAATGGGAGGGTGTTAGCTTGCTTAACAACTTCAAGTATGAAGAGAGCGGAATACGTGCGTGGAGAGCGTTCAATGTGGGTCCAGGGAAGTTGATACCGTGGTCTCAATTTGAGGGCGTTTTGCAGATCCCGGAAATTCTAGAAGTGCTTGATCCCCCATCGCAGACCACGCCATCTTTCAAGAGCGTGAGACACAGGCATGTAAAGAAATCATCTAAACGGGATCCAGAAGCAACCAACGAGACCACCAGTCAAGaccaagatgatgatgatagtgaaAATGATCAAGCTTCACTACTTTTCCCGTGCCCCGAGGAAGGATGTATAAAAGCCTACAGCCATTTTACATCGCTACAAGCACATCTGGACACGGGTAAACACAAACGACTCCCTGAACAGGAAACACTGTATGACAAGGCAAAACGAGTTTACGCTTCAAAGCTAATGGATGAAGGTAGTAGGATTCCCACTGTACAGTTACAATGTGAAGAACAGAGCCAATGCTTAACTCCCCTTCCAATGGGATGGGCTCTAAAGACAATCACCAAGAAGGCTCGTTTTACGCAGAAACAGAATGAATTTTTGAAACAGCAATTTGAAATTGGCGAGCAAAGTGGACGGAAAGCAGATCCGAGTGAGGTCTCAAAATTAATGAGATCTGCAAGGGAAGAGTTGGGAGTTCGTCGGTTTCAACCAGAACAAGTTCTAACAGGAAAGCAAATCACTGGATTCTTCTCAAGACTGGCAGCAAAGAAAAGGCTGGCTCCCAGTACAGTGAACCGTGGAGATTCAGACGACGAGGTCCCCGGAGAAGATAACAGGGCAGCGTTGGCGCAGACGACCCATTCGGAAATCTGTGCGCGTGTGATGAGGGAGGTTTCTCTTCAGCACCCAATTGTATCCTCTTCAGGCTACAATATCTGTGACCTCATGCAAGCGTGCAAGAAGAAACCGACGTCGCTAAGTGTGGACATGTTGCGTAGCATTTGCATTGAACTGGGCTTGGATGTCTCCGATATAACGCAAAGACGAAAGAATCCGTATATCAGTCGTTTGTCGCAGCTTGTGGACGAATGCAGCTGTGCCTCGTAA